A region of Streptomyces cinnamoneus DNA encodes the following proteins:
- a CDS encoding rodlin — MIKKVVATAALAFSAVSATAGPALAAGDSQDVANANGAGQMYGNTWTGGYMSPQMGLINGSLNKPCIAIGKLGVQSLIGLLNIGIQDVPILSSQQQQQCTENSTINDGDDPLSHILDDIPIISGNGSGNGDDLFGGLGHGHP, encoded by the coding sequence GTGATCAAAAAGGTAGTGGCCACGGCCGCGCTGGCGTTCTCCGCCGTCAGCGCCACCGCTGGACCCGCCCTCGCGGCGGGTGACAGCCAGGACGTCGCCAACGCGAACGGTGCCGGCCAGATGTACGGGAACACCTGGACCGGCGGCTACATGAGCCCGCAGATGGGTCTGATCAACGGCTCGCTGAACAAGCCGTGCATCGCCATCGGCAAGCTGGGCGTCCAGTCGCTGATCGGCCTGCTCAACATCGGCATCCAGGACGTGCCGATCCTGTCCTCGCAGCAGCAGCAGCAGTGCACCGAGAACTCGACGATCAACGACGGCGACGACCCGTTGTCGCACATCCTCGACGACATCCCGATCATCTCGGGCAACGGATCCGGCAACGGCGACGACCTGTTCGGCGGTCTCGGGCACGGCCACCCGTAA
- a CDS encoding HAD family hydrolase has protein sequence MAAPLSRIRLAAVNIDGVLLNDTFSPVIHDFVTSRGGRYTADVERAVFSQTQLVAAAALADAAGVDWTPERVLEVYFQERAAYLEKDPIRILDGAVDLLHRLRALGLRTVCYGGLTAEHFDRYLGEHADLFDGPGYVCTNDFRPGIAEITGDVFGLRPDEALFIDDVARVAETARSLGVAFIGHPSGFAHGFQGELMRAAGVRHVVETLSAIDEELLRTVDAEARAGTLW, from the coding sequence GTGGCCGCGCCGCTGAGCCGGATACGCCTGGCCGCCGTCAATATCGACGGCGTCCTTCTCAATGACACGTTCAGTCCGGTGATCCACGACTTCGTCACCAGCCGGGGCGGCCGGTACACGGCCGACGTGGAGCGTGCCGTCTTCTCCCAGACACAGCTGGTCGCGGCCGCCGCGCTGGCCGATGCGGCGGGCGTGGACTGGACCCCGGAGCGGGTGCTGGAGGTCTATTTCCAAGAACGCGCCGCGTATCTGGAGAAGGACCCGATCCGCATCCTCGACGGCGCGGTGGACCTGCTGCACCGCCTGCGCGCCCTGGGCCTGCGCACGGTCTGCTACGGCGGGCTCACCGCCGAGCATTTCGACCGGTATCTGGGGGAGCACGCCGACCTCTTCGACGGTCCCGGGTACGTGTGCACCAATGACTTCCGCCCGGGCATCGCCGAGATCACCGGTGACGTCTTCGGCCTCCGTCCGGACGAGGCGCTTTTCATCGACGACGTGGCGCGCGTGGCGGAGACGGCGCGCTCGCTGGGCGTGGCATTCATCGGACACCCGTCCGGTTTTGCCCATGGTTTCCAAGGGGAGCTGATGCGTGCGGCCGGTGTGCGGCACGTCGTGGAGACGCTTTCCGCCATCGACGAAGAGCTTCTGCGTACCGTGGACGCCGAGGCACGGGCGGGAACGCTCTGGTGA
- a CDS encoding alpha/beta hydrolase has protein sequence MLSLTGTAFFALLIGLCVLAVLATLLLWARLRGPRPVRWLGRIALIALCQATAICVVAVWINSTYGLYASWSDLLGRTDDAGPVAMPGPPAHRAKFTRGDNGMQETYFHGSRSKLSGQVMVWTPPEYRDPRYRHTAFPVVMLLHGVPGSPQSWLEQGRMPGAYERLLRGGATRPFILAVPIINPGGVDTDCSDVHDRKVATWLASDVPELVHEHFRTGPEPRAWGVLGISTGGFCAAKLPLQYPKVFGAGAALDPDPLSGDGGALADPAVRERNSPTRLVRHSRADVGLFLATSRQDRGSPPRYIEEFQREAAGSRVRLKTMLLASGGHNYGTWITLYPAAFGWLGEQLAGGPGR, from the coding sequence GTGCTGAGTCTGACCGGAACGGCCTTCTTCGCGCTGCTCATCGGGCTGTGCGTGCTGGCCGTCCTGGCCACGCTGCTGCTGTGGGCCCGGCTCCGGGGGCCGCGCCCGGTGCGCTGGCTGGGGCGCATCGCCCTCATCGCGCTCTGCCAGGCCACCGCCATCTGCGTCGTCGCGGTGTGGATCAACTCCACGTACGGGCTCTACGCCTCCTGGAGCGACCTGCTCGGCCGGACCGACGACGCCGGGCCCGTGGCGATGCCCGGGCCGCCCGCCCACCGGGCCAAGTTCACCCGCGGTGACAACGGCATGCAGGAGACGTACTTCCACGGCTCCCGCTCCAAGCTCTCCGGCCAGGTCATGGTGTGGACCCCGCCGGAGTACCGCGACCCCCGCTACCGCCACACCGCCTTCCCCGTGGTGATGCTGCTGCACGGCGTCCCCGGCTCGCCGCAGTCCTGGCTGGAGCAGGGCAGGATGCCGGGTGCCTACGAGCGGCTGCTGCGCGGCGGCGCGACCCGGCCCTTCATCCTCGCCGTGCCGATCATCAACCCCGGCGGCGTGGACACCGACTGCTCGGACGTCCACGACCGCAAGGTCGCCACGTGGCTCGCCTCGGACGTGCCCGAGCTGGTCCACGAGCACTTCCGCACCGGCCCCGAGCCCAGGGCCTGGGGCGTGCTGGGGATCTCGACCGGGGGCTTCTGCGCGGCGAAGCTGCCGTTGCAGTACCCGAAGGTCTTCGGTGCCGGCGCCGCGCTCGACCCCGACCCGCTCAGCGGTGACGGGGGCGCGCTGGCCGACCCGGCCGTGCGCGAACGCAACAGCCCGACGCGGCTGGTGCGGCACAGCAGGGCCGACGTCGGGCTGTTCCTGGCGACCTCCCGGCAGGACCGGGGCAGTCCGCCGCGCTACATCGAGGAGTTCCAGCGGGAGGCGGCGGGCAGCCGCGTCCGGCTGAAGACGATGCTGCTCGCCTCCGGCGGCCACAACTACGGCACGTGGATCACCCTGTACCCGGCGGCCTTCGGATGGCTGGGGGAACAGCTGGCGGGCGGCCCCGGCCGCTGA
- a CDS encoding alpha/beta hydrolase, translating into MGLTSRSLLYTVVFAAVLCVGLTVWVWPRLAGRGVLPVLGRLGSILMTQLAIVAALMLAVNSWGEFYGTWNQLLGRVDKAPVNVNEMGKGGPYATVGSSKDGLVQPAGPQGLDKVGGIPRGAADKEGKVQSVRIVGQRSRAVNPAFVYLPPQYFQKQYERHRFPVMVVISGYPGGIMNLAQHLQVPQTAGKLLSENKMQPTVIVMVRPTIAPPRDTECVDVPDGPQAETFFTKDLPDALKSTYRVGADPSAWGVLGYSSGGTCALQLAMRQPDVYPAAAALSGDYKVGNDLTTGNLFGSGEAAKQKQREHDLVWRLQHMPVPRVSVLVTSSKKGEKNYGETEKFLKAVKEPMTASSIILPEGSHHFTTWRREIGPVLEWMSQQLTFPQDTADKPKPPEKKPQEGKKPEPGTSEEPRPESAGGGEEKAGGSAGDEPGEPSARPEGKGTGDRPDEEAQE; encoded by the coding sequence ATGGGCCTGACCAGCCGGTCACTCTTGTACACGGTGGTTTTCGCCGCCGTGTTGTGTGTGGGACTCACGGTGTGGGTCTGGCCACGTCTGGCCGGGCGCGGGGTGCTGCCCGTACTGGGACGACTGGGCTCGATCCTCATGACCCAGCTGGCGATCGTGGCGGCGCTGATGCTCGCGGTGAATTCCTGGGGAGAGTTCTACGGCACCTGGAATCAGCTCCTCGGGCGGGTCGACAAGGCCCCCGTCAACGTGAATGAGATGGGCAAGGGCGGACCGTACGCCACGGTCGGCTCGTCAAAGGACGGCCTGGTGCAGCCGGCCGGACCACAGGGCCTCGACAAGGTGGGCGGAATTCCGCGCGGCGCGGCCGACAAGGAGGGCAAGGTCCAGTCGGTCCGCATCGTCGGCCAGCGGTCCCGCGCCGTCAACCCGGCTTTCGTCTATCTGCCGCCGCAGTACTTCCAGAAGCAGTACGAGCGGCACCGCTTCCCCGTCATGGTCGTGATCAGCGGTTATCCGGGCGGCATCATGAATCTCGCGCAGCACCTCCAGGTGCCCCAGACCGCCGGCAAGCTGCTGTCGGAGAACAAGATGCAGCCGACGGTCATCGTGATGGTCCGCCCGACCATCGCCCCGCCGCGCGACACCGAGTGCGTCGACGTGCCGGACGGGCCGCAGGCCGAGACCTTCTTCACCAAGGACCTGCCCGACGCCCTCAAGAGCACCTACCGGGTCGGTGCGGACCCGAGCGCCTGGGGCGTCCTCGGCTACTCCTCCGGCGGCACCTGCGCCCTCCAGCTCGCCATGCGCCAGCCGGACGTCTACCCGGCCGCGGCCGCGCTCTCCGGCGACTACAAGGTCGGCAACGACCTCACCACCGGCAACCTCTTCGGCAGCGGCGAGGCGGCGAAGCAGAAGCAGCGCGAGCACGACCTGGTCTGGCGGCTCCAGCACATGCCCGTACCGAGGGTGTCGGTGCTGGTGACCAGCAGCAAGAAGGGCGAGAAGAACTACGGCGAGACCGAGAAGTTCCTCAAGGCCGTCAAGGAGCCCATGACCGCGTCGTCGATCATCCTCCCCGAGGGCAGCCACCACTTCACCACCTGGCGCCGGGAGATCGGGCCGGTGCTGGAGTGGATGAGCCAGCAGCTCACCTTCCCGCAGGACACCGCCGACAAGCCCAAGCCGCCGGAGAAGAAGCCGCAGGAGGGCAAGAAGCCCGAGCCGGGGACCTCCGAGGAGCCCAGGCCCGAATCCGCCGGAGGCGGCGAGGAGAAGGCGGGCGGGTCCGCCGGCGACGAGCCGGGCGAGCCGTCCGCGCGGCCGGAGGGCAAGGGGACGGGGGACCGGCCCGACGAGGAGGCGCAGGAGTAG
- a CDS encoding TetR/AcrR family transcriptional regulator — protein sequence MASSPQARKSDTRERIQKTALDLFVSRGYDKTSLREIAEELGVTKAALYYHFKTKEDILGALSDQLGRPVDDLIAWAREQPVTLETKRELLRRYSTALRDAAPIYHVFQENQATLRELSIGEALQERLVAVTALLQAGTDRSPDAQVRFSSAMLTVHFGAFTLNGLAGEAEEKREALLRVALEILDSTDDARGEEPVK from the coding sequence ATGGCCAGCAGCCCCCAGGCGCGCAAGAGCGACACGCGTGAGCGCATCCAGAAGACGGCCCTGGACCTCTTCGTCTCACGCGGCTACGACAAGACGTCGCTGCGGGAGATCGCCGAGGAGCTCGGGGTGACCAAGGCGGCGCTGTACTACCACTTCAAGACGAAGGAGGACATTCTCGGCGCGCTGTCGGACCAGCTGGGCCGGCCCGTGGACGACCTCATCGCCTGGGCCAGGGAACAGCCGGTGACCCTGGAGACCAAGCGGGAGCTGCTGCGCCGCTACAGCACGGCCCTGCGGGACGCGGCCCCGATCTACCACGTCTTCCAGGAGAACCAGGCGACGCTGCGCGAGCTGAGCATCGGCGAGGCCCTGCAGGAGCGGCTGGTGGCGGTCACCGCGCTGCTCCAGGCCGGCACGGACCGGTCGCCGGACGCGCAGGTGCGCTTCTCAAGCGCGATGCTGACCGTGCACTTCGGCGCGTTCACCCTGAACGGGCTGGCCGGGGAGGCCGAGGAGAAGCGTGAGGCGCTGCTGCGGGTCGCGCTGGAGATCCTCGACTCCACCGACGACGCCCGTGGGGAGGAGCCGGTCAAATAG
- a CDS encoding ScbA/BarX family gamma-butyrolactone biosynthesis protein, with protein MSRTICAPAAHAAALPRLTTTVPREFVHRAAVAEVLLTGWRREGEDRFLVTAQWPRGHSFFTPVAGAGGRRHDPMLVTETIRQVGSLIAHAEFDVPLGYQFLMWDLSVTTHPERLAVGPVPAELVLEVRCSDVRRRAGTLAGLRYDVVLRRDGAIAATGNASYTCASPEVYRRLRGNREPGLPTRTAPAVPPELVGRHSSFDVVLAPAASPAGGPADASAAGRAGRWLLRAEGDHPVLFDHPVDHIPGMVLLEAARQASAALAPAASAVTPASFTSSFHRYAELDLPCWIEAERDEPDAAGAFVSRVSGHQDGEPVFSCTITTTPPADPSVCQ; from the coding sequence ATGTCCCGGACCATCTGCGCGCCAGCGGCCCACGCCGCGGCCCTGCCCCGGCTCACCACCACCGTGCCCCGGGAGTTCGTCCACCGGGCGGCGGTGGCCGAGGTCCTGCTGACGGGCTGGCGGCGGGAAGGCGAGGACCGCTTCCTGGTCACCGCCCAGTGGCCGCGCGGGCACAGCTTCTTCACCCCGGTCGCGGGCGCCGGGGGCCGGCGGCACGACCCCATGCTGGTCACCGAGACCATCAGACAGGTCGGCTCCCTCATCGCCCACGCCGAGTTCGACGTCCCGCTCGGCTACCAGTTCCTCATGTGGGACCTGTCCGTCACCACCCACCCGGAGCGGCTGGCCGTCGGGCCGGTCCCCGCGGAGCTGGTGCTGGAGGTCCGCTGCTCCGACGTCCGCCGCCGGGCCGGCACCCTGGCCGGGCTGCGCTACGACGTCGTCCTCCGCCGCGACGGCGCGATAGCCGCGACCGGGAACGCCTCGTACACCTGCGCGTCCCCCGAGGTCTACCGCCGGCTGCGCGGCAACCGCGAGCCGGGCCTGCCCACCCGGACGGCACCCGCCGTCCCGCCGGAACTGGTGGGCCGGCACTCGTCCTTCGACGTGGTCCTCGCCCCCGCCGCGTCCCCCGCCGGCGGTCCCGCGGACGCCTCCGCCGCCGGCCGGGCGGGCCGCTGGCTGCTGCGGGCCGAGGGCGACCATCCGGTCCTCTTCGACCATCCCGTCGACCACATCCCCGGCATGGTGCTGCTGGAGGCCGCCCGTCAGGCGTCGGCCGCCCTCGCCCCCGCCGCCTCCGCCGTCACCCCCGCCTCCTTCACCAGCAGCTTCCACCGCTACGCCGAGCTGGACCTGCCCTGCTGGATAGAGGCCGAGCGCGACGAGCCCGACGCCGCGGGGGCGTTCGTCAGCCGCGTCAGCGGACACCAGGACGGCGAGCCGGTGTTCTCCTGCACGATCACCACCACACCGCCGGCCGACCCGTCCGTGTGCCAGTGA
- a CDS encoding ScbR family autoregulator-binding transcription factor — MAKQDRAIRTRQSILEAAAVVFDERGYDAATITEILARAEVTKGALYFHFASKEELALAVIDAQLPAIPEPGERPVLSKMQELVDMGLIFAHRLLQDPLLRGSVRLTLEHGGTSLHRSTPFIGWTDLSTQVLVEGKERGEVLPHVVPSDTAELIVGAYAGINTMSQVVNQRADLERRAIVLYEHLMPSVAVPSVLARLDISPGRGARALAEIEKARVDSAEADATRLVTPAGV, encoded by the coding sequence GTGGCAAAGCAGGACCGTGCGATCAGGACTCGCCAGTCCATTCTCGAAGCGGCCGCGGTGGTGTTCGACGAGCGAGGTTACGACGCCGCCACCATTACGGAGATCCTCGCGCGTGCCGAGGTGACCAAGGGGGCGCTGTATTTCCACTTCGCCTCCAAGGAAGAGCTGGCGCTGGCCGTCATCGATGCGCAGCTTCCGGCCATTCCCGAGCCGGGCGAGCGGCCGGTGCTCTCCAAGATGCAGGAACTCGTCGACATGGGCCTGATCTTCGCCCACCGGCTCCTCCAGGACCCCCTCCTGCGCGGCAGCGTGCGCCTCACGCTGGAGCACGGCGGGACGAGCCTCCACCGCAGCACGCCCTTCATCGGCTGGACCGACCTGAGCACCCAGGTGCTCGTCGAGGGCAAGGAGCGCGGGGAGGTCCTGCCGCACGTGGTGCCGTCCGACACCGCCGAGCTGATCGTCGGCGCCTACGCGGGCATCAACACCATGTCGCAGGTGGTCAACCAACGTGCCGACCTCGAACGCCGGGCCATCGTGCTCTACGAGCACCTGATGCCGAGCGTGGCCGTGCCCTCCGTGCTGGCGCGGCTCGACATCTCGCCCGGCCGGGGCGCCAGGGCGCTGGCCGAAATCGAGAAGGCCCGCGTCGACTCCGCCGAGGCCGACGCGACGCGGCTCGTCACCCCGGCCGGGGTCTGA
- a CDS encoding MerR family transcriptional regulator: MAPEARPNAADNLDDDDYPAYTMGRAAEMIGTTPAFLRALGEARLITPLRSGGGHRRYSRYQLRIAARARELVDQGTPIEAACRIIILEDQLEEALRLNEELRRREDRPEDPAGS; the protein is encoded by the coding sequence AGCCCGACCGAACGCCGCCGACAACCTCGACGACGACGACTACCCCGCCTACACCATGGGCCGTGCCGCTGAGATGATCGGCACGACGCCCGCCTTCCTGCGCGCCCTGGGCGAGGCCCGGCTCATCACTCCGCTGAGATCCGGCGGCGGCCACCGCCGCTACTCGCGCTACCAGCTGCGCATCGCCGCCCGCGCGCGCGAGCTCGTCGACCAGGGCACCCCGATCGAGGCCGCCTGCCGCATCATCATCCTTGAGGACCAGCTCGAGGAAGCCCTGCGGCTCAACGAGGAACTGCGCCGGCGCGAGGACCGGCCGGAGGACCCGGCCGGCTCCTGA
- a CDS encoding helix-turn-helix domain-containing protein — MANALQEIIRQRLERQGWSYGEVARRGGIPRSTVHHLATTDRLVRMPQPATLEGLSRGLDLPLDTVRRAAAETCGIHLYPTTEDAPATRPDPDPEVDLLIASVQRLSTDDRRHVAALVESLLGRAPGSPPAVEHESHPKES; from the coding sequence GTGGCCAACGCACTGCAAGAGATCATCAGACAGCGCCTGGAGCGGCAGGGGTGGTCCTACGGGGAGGTCGCTCGCAGGGGCGGCATCCCGCGCTCGACCGTGCACCACCTGGCCACGACCGACCGCCTGGTGCGCATGCCGCAGCCGGCCACGCTCGAAGGCCTCTCCCGCGGGCTCGACCTCCCGCTGGACACCGTGCGCCGGGCCGCCGCCGAGACCTGCGGCATCCACCTCTACCCCACGACGGAGGACGCCCCGGCGACGCGGCCGGACCCGGACCCGGAGGTCGACCTGCTGATCGCCAGCGTCCAGCGGCTCTCCACCGACGACCGCCGGCACGTGGCCGCCCTGGTGGAGTCGCTCCTGGGACGGGCCCCCGGGAGCCCTCCGGCCGTGGAGCACGAGAGTCACCCGAAAGAGTCCTGA
- a CDS encoding glucose 1-dehydrogenase: MTAENGILQGKIALITGASSGIGAAAARVFSREGATVVLAARREDRLRELVAELTGRGGEAAYVVADVARREDTKRAVDFAVARYGRLDCAFNNAGWGEGRTPLHLMDDDVYDRIMDTNARGVWNCLRDEIAAMLDSGKGGSIVNNSSVGGLLATPVAAPYVASKHAVIGLTKAAAAEYAASGIRVNSVAPGTTRSEVVADWFAQNPGIEAALHAATPQPRTAEPEEIAEAAAWLLSDRASFVTGLTMPVDGGFTIV, encoded by the coding sequence ATGACCGCCGAGAACGGCATTCTGCAGGGCAAGATAGCGCTGATCACGGGCGCCAGCAGCGGCATCGGTGCCGCGGCCGCCCGGGTTTTCAGTCGCGAAGGGGCCACGGTCGTGCTGGCGGCCCGGCGCGAGGACCGGCTGCGCGAGCTGGTCGCCGAGTTGACCGGCCGGGGCGGCGAGGCGGCGTACGTGGTGGCGGACGTGGCCCGGCGCGAGGACACCAAGCGGGCGGTGGACTTCGCGGTGGCGCGCTACGGGCGCCTGGACTGCGCCTTCAACAACGCCGGCTGGGGCGAGGGCCGCACGCCGCTGCACCTGATGGACGACGACGTCTACGACCGCATCATGGACACCAACGCGCGGGGCGTGTGGAACTGCCTGCGCGACGAGATCGCGGCCATGCTCGACTCGGGCAAGGGCGGCTCGATCGTCAACAACAGCAGCGTGGGCGGGCTGTTGGCGACGCCCGTCGCCGCGCCCTACGTGGCCTCCAAGCACGCCGTCATCGGCCTGACGAAGGCCGCGGCCGCCGAGTACGCGGCCAGTGGCATCCGGGTCAACTCCGTGGCGCCCGGCACCACGCGCAGCGAGGTCGTCGCGGACTGGTTCGCGCAGAACCCCGGCATCGAGGCCGCCCTGCACGCGGCGACGCCGCAGCCGAGGACGGCCGAGCCGGAGGAGATCGCCGAGGCCGCCGCCTGGCTGCTGAGCGATCGTGCCTCTTTTGTCACCGGTCTGACGATGCCGGTGGACGGAGGATTCACTATCGTCTGA
- the lepB gene encoding signal peptidase I, with protein MPDGTAGTAGDGGAPVEDAHAGETETPGQDDGKVRRKQQRPLWKELPILIGVALILALLIKSFLVQAFSIPSDSMQNTLQRGDRVLVDKLTPWFGSKPQRGEVVVFHDPGGWLDEDTKQQNAVQKVLSFIGLMPSADEQDLIKRVIAVGGDTVECKGDNEPVVVNGKSLRESGHIFPGNTPCGDKPFGPITVPKGRIWVMGDHRQDSMDSRWHQNIDGGTVSEDEVVGRAIVVAWPLDRWSTLPVPGTFDQPGLNAAAAAAPPALGLAGALPLVLWRRRRLVGKAERQG; from the coding sequence TTGCCCGACGGCACCGCGGGGACGGCCGGGGACGGCGGGGCGCCGGTGGAGGACGCCCACGCCGGGGAGACGGAGACCCCCGGACAGGACGACGGCAAGGTCAGACGCAAACAGCAGCGCCCTTTGTGGAAGGAGCTGCCGATCCTCATCGGCGTCGCCCTGATCCTCGCGCTGCTCATCAAGTCCTTCCTGGTGCAGGCGTTCTCCATCCCCTCCGACTCGATGCAGAACACGCTCCAGCGGGGCGACCGGGTGCTGGTGGACAAGCTGACCCCGTGGTTCGGCTCGAAGCCGCAGCGCGGTGAGGTCGTCGTCTTCCACGACCCGGGCGGCTGGCTGGACGAGGACACCAAGCAGCAGAACGCCGTGCAGAAGGTCCTCAGCTTCATCGGCCTGATGCCCTCGGCGGACGAGCAGGACCTGATCAAGCGGGTCATCGCGGTCGGCGGCGACACCGTCGAGTGCAAGGGCGACAACGAGCCGGTCGTGGTCAACGGCAAGTCGCTGCGCGAGAGCGGCCACATCTTCCCGGGGAACACGCCCTGCGGCGACAAGCCCTTCGGGCCGATCACGGTGCCCAAGGGCCGGATCTGGGTGATGGGCGACCACCGCCAGGACTCGATGGACTCGCGCTGGCACCAGAACATCGACGGCGGCACGGTCTCGGAGGACGAGGTCGTCGGCCGCGCGATCGTGGTGGCCTGGCCCCTCGACCGCTGGTCGACCCTCCCCGTCCCGGGCACCTTCGACCAGCCGGGCCTGAACGCCGCCGCGGCGGCTGCCCCGCCGGCCCTGGGCCTCGCGGGCGCGCTCCCGCTGGTCCTCTGGCGCCGGCGCAGGCTGGTCGGGAAGGCCGAGCGCCAGGGGTGA
- a CDS encoding rodlin, whose protein sequence is MFKKVLATAAVTASAVGAIAAPAMAIDNEQDVLNANGAKTGYGNTHTDGKESPQMSLIQGSLNKPCIAIGKLGIQSLIGALNIGLQDVPILTSQQQQQCTDNSTINDGDDPLSHILDEIPILSGNGSGNAGPLFGGPGH, encoded by the coding sequence GTGTTCAAGAAGGTACTCGCCACTGCCGCGGTGACGGCTTCCGCGGTCGGCGCCATCGCCGCTCCTGCGATGGCCATCGACAACGAGCAGGACGTCCTGAACGCCAACGGTGCCAAGACCGGTTACGGGAACACGCACACCGACGGCAAGGAAAGCCCGCAGATGAGCCTCATCCAAGGCTCGCTGAACAAGCCCTGCATCGCCATCGGCAAGCTTGGCATCCAGTCGCTGATCGGCGCCCTCAACATCGGCCTGCAGGACGTGCCGATCCTTACGTCGCAGCAGCAGCAGCAGTGCACCGACAACTCGACGATCAACGACGGGGACGACCCGCTGTCGCACATCCTCGACGAGATCCCGATCCTCTCGGGCAACGGCTCGGGCAACGCGGGGCCCCTCTTCGGCGGCCCCGGTCACTGA
- a CDS encoding nucleotidyl transferase AbiEii/AbiGii toxin family protein has translation MKITGLQQRLLADVVAIGSPYPLVLTGGYAVQAHGLVDRFSEDLDLATESPAPMEGIAAALQRGLTERSWRVRAVETTPLSARMVVTEAPTGAECEVDVFKETMAHPPLQTAYGPVLALDDVVGTKVRALAARGYPRDLVDVHAAFASGRWSRVEVEELGRAHAGDAFDLGELRARLDGAEWTDDREFAAYGLDEEQIAGLRRWAQEWADDIGERLLEEAPYEDEE, from the coding sequence GTGAAGATCACAGGTCTGCAGCAGAGGCTGCTCGCCGACGTCGTGGCGATCGGCTCCCCGTACCCGCTCGTCCTCACGGGCGGGTACGCGGTGCAGGCCCACGGGCTGGTGGACCGCTTCAGCGAGGACCTCGACCTCGCCACCGAGTCCCCGGCGCCGATGGAGGGCATCGCGGCGGCCCTGCAACGCGGCCTGACCGAACGGAGCTGGCGGGTCCGAGCGGTCGAGACCACGCCCCTCTCGGCGCGCATGGTGGTCACCGAGGCCCCGACGGGCGCGGAGTGCGAGGTCGACGTCTTCAAGGAGACGATGGCGCACCCGCCGCTGCAGACCGCGTACGGACCGGTCCTGGCCCTCGACGACGTCGTCGGCACCAAGGTGCGGGCCCTCGCCGCCCGTGGCTACCCCCGTGACCTCGTCGACGTGCACGCGGCCTTCGCCTCCGGCCGGTGGTCGCGCGTGGAGGTCGAGGAACTGGGGCGCGCTCACGCGGGAGACGCGTTCGACCTCGGCGAGCTGCGGGCCCGGCTCGACGGCGCCGAGTGGACCGACGACCGCGAGTTCGCCGCCTACGGCCTGGACGAGGAGCAGATCGCCGGCCTGCGCCGCTGGGCGCAGGAGTGGGCGGACGACATCGGGGAGCGGCTCCTGGAAGAGGCGCCGTACGAGGACGAGGAGTAG